In Nocardioides nitrophenolicus, the genomic window CCGGGTCTCCCGGTCGGGCCAGTGGGGCACCGACGGCGCCGTCGAGGGCTGGGCGCCCGACCTGATGACCTTCGGCAAGGTGATGGGTGGCGGCTTCCCGGCCGCGGCGTTCGGCGGTCGCGCCGACGTGATGGCCCACCTCGCGCCCGAGGGGCCCGTCTACCAGGCCGGCACCCTCGCCGGGAACCCGGTCGCGACCGCCGCCGGCCTCGCCACCCTCACCGAGGCGACCGACGAGGTCTACGCCCGGCTCGACGTGGTCGCCGACGCGCTGCGCGCCGGGATCGCTGAGTCGTTCACCGCCGCCGGGCTGCCCCACGTCATCCAGTCGACCGGGTCGATGTTCTCGGTGTTCCTCACCGAGCACCCCGTGACCGACTTCGCGCAGGCCCAGGCCACCAGCGTGCCGGCGTACGCCGCGCTCTTCCACTCGATGCTCGACCAGGGCGTGCACCTGCCGCCGTCGGCGTTCGAGGCGTGGTTCGTCTCCTCCTCCCACGACGACCGTGCCGTCCAGCAGGTCCTCGACGCGCTCCCGTCGGCGGCCCGCGCGGCGGCGGAGGCGATCCGATGAGCACCCCCGACACCGTCGTCCACCTGGTCCGCCACGGCGAGGTCCACAACCCCGAGGGCATCCTCTACGGCCGCCGCGACGGCTTCCACCTCTCCACCCGGGGCCGGGCCATGGCCGACCGGGTCGCGGAGGCGCTCAAGGGCAACGACATCACCCTGATCCGCTCCTCCCCGCTCGAGCGGGCCCAGGAGACGGCGGCGCCGCTGGCGTCCGCGCTGGGCCTGGAGGTCGGCCGCGAGGCCCGGGTGATCGAGTCGGCCAACCGGTTCGAGGGGCTCACCTTCGGCAAGGGCAACAACGCGCTGCGCAACCCGCTGCTGTGGCGCCACCTCTACAACCCCTTCAAGCCGTCGTGGGGCGAGCCCTACCGGGCGATCGTCGAGCGGATGATGGCGGCGGTCCACGACGCCCGCCGCGACGCCGCCGGCCACGAGGCGGTGCTGGTCTCCCACCAGCTGCCCATCTGGACCACCCGCCTGGCCGCCGAGAAGCGCTCCTTCCTCCACGACCCGCGCAAGCGCCAGTGCACGCTGTGCTCGATCACCTCGTTCGGGTTCGCGGGCGAGGACCTGGTCGAGATCTCGTACGCCGAGCCGGCCATCGACCTGATCCCGACCGGCGACATCGCCGCCCCGTTCTCCGCCGGTGACGCGCCGGAGGAGAACCGGCCCGAGGGGACGCCCCCGGCATGACCCTGGTCCGACGTGCTGTCGTCGCCGCCCTGGCCGGCGTCGCCCTCCTCGCCTCCGGATGCTCCCGGATCGGCGGGACCGGCGACCTGGAGTACATCAACGGCGACCAGCAGGTCGTCTCCGTCGACTCCGGCAAGCGGCAGCAGCCGCTCGCCATCAGCGGTACGACGGTCCAGGGCGACCCGCTCGACATCGCCGACCTGCGCGGCAAGGTCGTCGTGCTCAACGTCTGGTGGTCCGGCTGCGGCCCGTGCCGCAGCGAGATGCCGATGCTGGTCGAGGCCGAGGACGAGCTCGCGAAGGACCAGCCCGACCAGGTCGCCTTCGTCGGCATCAACATCCGCGACCTGGCGCCCGAGACCGCGGCGGCGTTCGAGCGGGACCGCGGCGTCGACTACCCCTCGCTCTACGACCCCGGCAGCGAGACCCTGCTCGACATGGGCAAGTACGCGCCGTACGCCCCTCCCGCGACGCTCGTCCTGGACCGCGCGGGCCGGGTCGCGGCGCTGATCAACGGACCGGTGCCGTCGAAGACCACGCTGACCACCATCGTCGAGGACACCCTGGCGGAGTCCGATGGGTGACTGGTTCCGCGAGCAGGCGCTCGCCGGCGGGCTCGGCATCGCGATCCCGGTCGCGATGATCGCGGGCCTGGTGTCCTTCTTCTCCCCGTGCGTGCTGCCGCTGCTGCCGGGCTACCTGTCGTATGCCACCGGCCTTTCCGGCGCCGACCTGGCGTCGGGTGAGGCGAGCCGCCGCCGCGGCCGGATGCTGCTCGGCTCGGTGCTCTTCGTGCTCGGCTTCGCCGTGGTCTTCGTCTTCGCCGGCACCGCCTTCGGCGGGCTCGCGTCGCGGCTGCAGCGCTGGCAGGACCTGATCACCCTCGTCCTCGGGGTGGTGCTGATCGTGCTCGGCCTGGTGTTCGCGGGCTTCGTGCCGTGGCTGCAGCGCGACGTCCGCATCCACAAGCTGCCCGGCGTGGGGCTCGGCGCCGCGCCGGTGATCGGCGCGCTGTTCGCGATCGGCTGGACGCCCTGCGTGGGCCCGACCTTCGGCGTGATCCTCAACCTCACCTACGCCGACGGCGGCACCGCCGCCCGGGGCGCGCTGCTCGCGCTCTGCTACGCCCTCGGCCTCGGCATCCCGTTCGTGGTCGTGGCGCTCGCCTACAACCGCACCGTCGGCGCGCTGAAGTGGGTCCGGCGGCACCAGGCGACCGTGATGCGCGTGGGTGGGCTGTTCCTGATCGCGATCGGGCTGCTCATGGTCACCGGCTGGTGGGACCACCTCGTGCAGTGGGCGCAGCTGCGCACCGTCGAGTTCGGGCAGACCGTCGTATGAGCGGCACCGACGAGCGCCGGCCCGGCGAGCTGACCGCGCGCGAGCTCGGCCGCTGGGTGTGGCGCCAGATCACCTCGATGCGCACCGCCCTGCTGCTGCTCCTGCTGCTCGCGCTGGCCGCGATCCCCGGCTCGGTGATCCCGCAGGCCGACGTCGACTCGCTCGCCGTCACCCGCTGGAAGGAAGAGCACCCCAAGCTGACGCCGATCTACGAGAAGCTCGACCTGTTCTCGGTCTACGGCTCGCCGTGGTTCTCGGCGATCTACCTGCTGCTCGTGCTCTCGCTGGTCGGCTGCATCATCCCGCGCCTGTTCGTCTACTACCGCGCGCTGCGTGCCCAGCCGCCCGTCGCGCCGCGGAACCTCACCCGGATGCCGGTCCAGGCGTCGTACGACACCGAGCTGGAGCTCGACGAGGTGCTCGCCCGGGCCCGCCGGGTCCTCGGCCGCCGCCACCGGGTGCGCCGCGGCGCCGACGGCGACGACTTCGTGGCCGCCGAGCGCGGGTACGTCCGCGAGGCCGGCAACCTGGTCTTCCACCTGTCCCTGCTGATCGTGCTCGCGGGTGTCGCGATGGGCAGCCTCTGGGGCTACCAGGGCGGCGTGATCCTGGTCCAGGGCACCACGTTCAGCAACAACCTCACCCAGTACGACGACTTCAAGCCCGGTGGGCTGTTCCGGCAGAGCCAGATGAAGAACTTCCGGTTCTCCGTCGACAAGTTCTCCGTCGACTGGCTCAAGGAGGGTCCGCGCTTCGGCCAGGCCCGCAAGTTCCAGGCCTCGCTGAGCTACCGGGTCGGCGACGGCGCGACCAAGAAGTACGAGCTCAAGGTCAACCACCCGCTCGAGATCG contains:
- a CDS encoding cytochrome c biogenesis CcdA family protein, giving the protein MGDWFREQALAGGLGIAIPVAMIAGLVSFFSPCVLPLLPGYLSYATGLSGADLASGEASRRRGRMLLGSVLFVLGFAVVFVFAGTAFGGLASRLQRWQDLITLVLGVVLIVLGLVFAGFVPWLQRDVRIHKLPGVGLGAAPVIGALFAIGWTPCVGPTFGVILNLTYADGGTAARGALLALCYALGLGIPFVVVALAYNRTVGALKWVRRHQATVMRVGGLFLIAIGLLMVTGWWDHLVQWAQLRTVEFGQTVV
- a CDS encoding TlpA disulfide reductase family protein — protein: MTLVRRAVVAALAGVALLASGCSRIGGTGDLEYINGDQQVVSVDSGKRQQPLAISGTTVQGDPLDIADLRGKVVVLNVWWSGCGPCRSEMPMLVEAEDELAKDQPDQVAFVGINIRDLAPETAAAFERDRGVDYPSLYDPGSETLLDMGKYAPYAPPATLVLDRAGRVAALINGPVPSKTTLTTIVEDTLAESDG
- a CDS encoding histidine phosphatase family protein, with the protein product MSTPDTVVHLVRHGEVHNPEGILYGRRDGFHLSTRGRAMADRVAEALKGNDITLIRSSPLERAQETAAPLASALGLEVGREARVIESANRFEGLTFGKGNNALRNPLLWRHLYNPFKPSWGEPYRAIVERMMAAVHDARRDAAGHEAVLVSHQLPIWTTRLAAEKRSFLHDPRKRQCTLCSITSFGFAGEDLVEISYAEPAIDLIPTGDIAAPFSAGDAPEENRPEGTPPA
- the resB gene encoding cytochrome c biogenesis protein ResB codes for the protein MSGTDERRPGELTARELGRWVWRQITSMRTALLLLLLLALAAIPGSVIPQADVDSLAVTRWKEEHPKLTPIYEKLDLFSVYGSPWFSAIYLLLVLSLVGCIIPRLFVYYRALRAQPPVAPRNLTRMPVQASYDTELELDEVLARARRVLGRRHRVRRGADGDDFVAAERGYVREAGNLVFHLSLLIVLAGVAMGSLWGYQGGVILVQGTTFSNNLTQYDDFKPGGLFRQSQMKNFRFSVDKFSVDWLKEGPRFGQARKFQASLSYRVGDGATKKYELKVNHPLEIDGTDVFLIGHGYAPVITVKDGTGQVVYTGPTVFLPRDASFLSYGVVKAPTAKPGQIGLDGLFFPTFEMVDGNPVTVFGDDLNPTLSMLAYTGDLGLDDGRSQSVYVLDKAKATPIVKADGKPLRVDLQVGRTVELPDGLGSVTFDRVDPWIRVQISQTPGKGIALFGVILALVGLCCSLFIRPRRVWVRAVPAGVGGTRVEVAVLDRSGNGEMDEVLAAVLDQLQDKPENVRQS